The following proteins come from a genomic window of Synechococcus sp. NB0720_010:
- the aroC gene encoding chorismate synthase, producing MGSSFGDLFRISTFGESHGGGVGVIVEGCPPRLELDLEAIQAELDRRKPGQSKITTPRKEDDRVEVLSGLLDGVTLGTPIAMVVRNKDQRPQDYKEMEVAFRPSHADATYQAKYGIQARSGGGRASARETIGRVAAGAIAKQLLSKAHGTEVVAWVKRIHDIEAEIDPAAVTLEAVESNIVRCPNAAVAERMIERIEAIGREGDSCGGVIECVVRGVPAGLGMPVFDKLEADLAKAVMSLPATKGFEIGSGFAGTLLKGSEHNDAFLPTGDGSLHTATNNSGGIQGGISNGEAIVIRVAFKPTATIRKAQQTINARGEATTLEAKGRHDPCVLPRAVPMVEAMVALVLADHLLRQQGQCSLW from the coding sequence ATGGGAAGCAGCTTCGGCGATCTCTTCCGCATCAGCACCTTCGGCGAATCCCACGGCGGCGGGGTTGGCGTGATTGTGGAGGGTTGTCCGCCGCGACTGGAACTCGACCTCGAGGCGATCCAAGCCGAGCTGGATCGACGCAAACCAGGCCAAAGCAAGATCACAACCCCCCGCAAAGAAGACGATCGGGTGGAAGTCCTCAGTGGTCTGCTCGATGGGGTCACCCTCGGCACCCCGATCGCAATGGTGGTGCGCAACAAAGACCAGCGTCCCCAGGACTACAAGGAGATGGAGGTGGCCTTCCGCCCCTCCCACGCCGATGCCACCTACCAAGCGAAATACGGCATCCAGGCCCGTAGTGGTGGCGGGCGCGCCTCAGCGCGGGAGACGATCGGTCGGGTCGCCGCTGGGGCCATCGCCAAGCAGCTGCTGAGCAAAGCCCACGGCACAGAAGTGGTGGCCTGGGTCAAACGCATTCATGACATCGAGGCCGAGATCGATCCAGCAGCGGTGACCCTTGAGGCCGTCGAAAGCAACATCGTGCGCTGCCCCAATGCCGCTGTTGCGGAGCGGATGATCGAGCGGATCGAAGCCATCGGGCGGGAAGGGGACTCCTGCGGTGGCGTGATCGAGTGTGTGGTTCGCGGCGTACCCGCCGGCTTGGGCATGCCCGTCTTCGACAAGCTTGAGGCCGATCTGGCCAAGGCGGTGATGTCCCTACCGGCCACCAAAGGCTTTGAGATCGGCTCCGGATTTGCCGGAACCTTGCTCAAGGGCAGCGAACACAACGATGCGTTCTTGCCCACTGGAGATGGCAGCCTGCACACCGCCACCAACAACTCTGGCGGAATTCAGGGGGGGATCAGCAACGGCGAGGCGATCGTGATCCGTGTGGCCTTCAAGCCAACGGCCACGATCCGCAAGGCCCAACAAACGATCAATGCCCGGGGTGAGGCCACGACCCTGGAAGCAAAAGGTCGGCACGACCCCTGCGTGTTGCCCAGGGCCGTACCGATGGTGGAGGCGATGGTCGCCCTTGTGCTGGCTGATCACCTGCTGCGGCAGCAGGGTCAGTGCAGCCTCTGGTGA
- a CDS encoding creatininase family protein, translating to MTAHCTEDIRLQLRSWPEVEAYLTQNKGVIIPLGSTEQHGPTGAIGTDALTAEAVALEVGRRLGVLVTPAQAFGMAEHHLGFAGTMSLQPSTLLAVLHDLILSLARHGFERIYVINGHGGNIATCKAAFAQAYGTAVARGLPNAARLRCKLANWFMTSEAMGLARELYGDKEGHHATPSEIAITLALEPSLESKQQPLPDPAPAGPIHSPEDFRRRHPDGRMGSHPSLATAEDGRRFLDVAATGLVADLERFLSESAS from the coding sequence GTGACTGCTCACTGCACCGAAGACATCCGACTGCAGCTGCGGAGCTGGCCTGAAGTAGAGGCCTATCTGACCCAGAACAAAGGGGTGATCATTCCCCTGGGCTCCACCGAGCAGCACGGACCCACCGGAGCCATCGGCACCGACGCCCTCACCGCCGAAGCCGTGGCCCTGGAGGTCGGACGGCGCCTAGGAGTGCTGGTCACCCCGGCCCAGGCCTTCGGTATGGCGGAGCACCATCTGGGCTTTGCTGGGACCATGAGCCTGCAGCCCTCCACCCTGCTGGCGGTGCTGCATGACCTGATCCTCTCCTTGGCCCGCCACGGGTTTGAGCGGATCTACGTGATCAATGGCCATGGCGGAAACATCGCCACCTGCAAGGCAGCCTTTGCCCAGGCCTACGGCACCGCTGTCGCCCGCGGACTGCCCAATGCCGCTCGACTGCGCTGCAAGCTGGCCAACTGGTTTATGACCTCAGAGGCCATGGGCCTGGCCAGAGAGCTCTACGGGGACAAGGAAGGCCACCACGCCACCCCCAGTGAAATAGCCATCACCCTGGCGCTCGAGCCCAGCCTGGAGAGCAAGCAACAACCGTTGCCCGACCCAGCACCCGCCGGACCAATTCACAGCCCCGAGGACTTCCGCCGCCGCCACCCCGATGGCCGCATGGGCTCCCATCCCTCCTTGGCCACTGCAGAGGACGGCCGCCGCTTTTTGGACGTGGCCGCGACGGGGCTGGTGGCTGATCTGGAGCGCTTTTTAAGCGAGTCGGCCAGCTAG
- a CDS encoding DUF565 domain-containing protein, whose translation MLLIVLLSTFFLGNAIATLTGARSFLDPPAALLCVLAIEAAIRLRGPLLRNTSNRLGLQLLDMSRVGFCYGLLLEGFKLL comes from the coding sequence GTGCTGCTGATCGTGCTGCTGAGCACCTTCTTCCTGGGGAATGCCATCGCCACCCTCACCGGGGCGCGCTCCTTTCTGGATCCCCCAGCTGCCCTGCTCTGCGTCTTGGCAATCGAAGCCGCGATTCGCCTGAGGGGCCCACTGCTGCGGAACACCAGCAACCGTTTGGGTCTACAGCTCTTGGACATGAGCCGGGTGGGGTTTTGCTATGGCCTGCTGCTGGAAGGCTTCAAGCTGCTCTGA
- a CDS encoding aspartate carbamoyltransferase catalytic subunit produces MSDWTHRHVLDLAAFSLEDYTTVLELAQRFRAMPTSGARKLPALQGKLVTTLFFEPSTRTRSSFELAAKRLSADVQSFSPSSSSLSKGESLLDTVRTYVAMGADLLVVRHRCTGIPASLAHDLDLSGDRVAVLNGGDGLHSHPSQGLLDLFSLARQFNPESPTPEALRGRRIVIVGDILHSRVARSNLWALTACGAEVVLCGPATLLPQAFEQFVDAPPPGQASDPVAKRGRIRIERDLDQALVGADAVMTLRLQKERMNQNLLTSLESYHRRFGLTHGRLQGKIPVLHPGPVNRGVEMSGALLDDPALCLVEEQVTNGIPIRMALLYLLAAG; encoded by the coding sequence TTGAGCGACTGGACCCACCGCCATGTGCTGGATCTGGCGGCCTTCTCGCTTGAGGACTACACCACTGTTTTAGAGCTGGCCCAGCGGTTTCGGGCGATGCCCACCAGTGGCGCCCGCAAGCTGCCAGCCCTGCAGGGCAAGCTCGTCACCACCCTGTTTTTTGAGCCCAGCACCCGCACCCGCAGCAGCTTCGAGCTGGCGGCCAAACGGTTGTCGGCGGATGTCCAGAGCTTCTCTCCCTCCTCCAGTTCCCTCAGCAAAGGGGAGAGCCTGCTCGACACGGTGCGCACCTATGTGGCCATGGGAGCTGACTTGCTGGTGGTGCGTCACCGCTGCACCGGGATTCCCGCCTCGTTGGCCCACGACCTTGACCTCAGCGGTGATCGCGTGGCGGTCTTAAACGGTGGAGACGGCCTGCACAGCCATCCCAGCCAGGGACTGCTGGACCTGTTCTCCCTGGCGCGTCAGTTCAACCCCGAGAGCCCAACGCCTGAAGCGCTGCGGGGCCGGCGGATTGTGATTGTCGGCGACATCCTCCATTCCCGTGTGGCCCGCTCCAATCTCTGGGCCCTGACCGCCTGCGGCGCCGAGGTGGTGCTCTGCGGGCCCGCCACCCTGCTGCCGCAGGCCTTTGAGCAGTTCGTGGACGCCCCGCCGCCAGGGCAGGCCAGCGACCCAGTCGCCAAACGGGGCCGCATCCGGATCGAGCGCGATCTCGATCAGGCCTTGGTCGGCGCCGATGCCGTGATGACCCTGCGCCTGCAGAAGGAGCGGATGAACCAAAACCTGCTCACCAGCCTGGAGAGTTACCACCGCCGTTTTGGCCTCACCCATGGGCGCCTGCAGGGCAAGATTCCTGTGCTTCATCCCGGTCCGGTCAACCGTGGGGTCGAGATGAGTGGTGCTCTGTTGGATGACCCGGCGCTCTGTCTGGTGGAGGAGCAGGTCACCAACGGCATCCCGATTCGGATGGCCCTGCTCTATCTCCTGGCCGCCGGCTAG
- a CDS encoding photosystem II manganese-stabilizing polypeptide: protein MRFRPLLAVVLALCLTLVTACSGGAKAIDRADLTYDDIHNTGLANDCPTLPDSARGSIPLDSNTKYQLREVCMHPAEVYVKGEPANKRQEAQFVATKILTRFTTSLDQVYGDLAVTGNGINFKELGGIDFQIVTVLLPGGEEVPFTFSSKELDATADGAAISTSTDLNGAYRVPSYRTSNFLDPKGRALTTGVQYAQGLIALNGQDDELARENSKRYIDGTGEMNLSITKVDASTGEFAGVFTAVQPSDTDMGSHDPVDVKIVGQLYGRLEKA, encoded by the coding sequence ATGCGTTTCCGTCCTTTGCTGGCCGTCGTGCTGGCCCTTTGTTTGACCCTCGTGACCGCTTGCAGTGGCGGCGCGAAGGCTATTGATCGGGCTGATCTGACCTACGACGACATCCACAACACCGGTCTGGCCAACGACTGCCCGACCCTTCCTGACTCCGCCCGCGGGTCCATCCCCCTCGACAGCAACACCAAGTACCAGCTGCGCGAGGTCTGCATGCACCCCGCTGAGGTGTACGTGAAGGGCGAGCCCGCCAACAAGCGTCAGGAGGCCCAGTTCGTGGCCACCAAGATCCTGACCCGTTTCACCACCAGCCTCGATCAGGTCTACGGCGATCTGGCCGTGACCGGTAACGGCATCAACTTCAAGGAGCTCGGCGGCATCGACTTCCAGATCGTCACCGTGCTGCTGCCCGGTGGTGAGGAAGTGCCTTTCACCTTCTCCTCCAAGGAGCTCGACGCCACCGCTGATGGCGCCGCCATCAGCACCAGCACCGACCTCAACGGTGCTTATCGCGTTCCCAGCTACCGCACTTCCAACTTCCTCGATCCCAAGGGTCGTGCACTGACCACCGGTGTTCAGTACGCCCAAGGTCTGATTGCTCTGAACGGTCAGGACGATGAGCTGGCCCGTGAGAACAGCAAGCGCTACATCGACGGCACCGGTGAGATGAACCTCTCCATCACCAAGGTGGATGCTTCCACCGGTGAGTTCGCAGGCGTCTTCACCGCTGTTCAGCCCTCTGACACCGACATGGGCAGCCATGACCCTGTCGACGTCAAGATCGTTGGTCAGCTCTACGGCCGCCTCGAGAAGGCCTGA
- a CDS encoding PCP reductase family protein, whose amino-acid sequence MNWKPEAEAKLKEIPFFVRPAARKRIEGMANEAGLDVIDEAFFEDAKAKFGQK is encoded by the coding sequence ATGAACTGGAAACCAGAAGCAGAGGCCAAGCTCAAGGAGATCCCTTTTTTTGTGCGCCCAGCCGCCCGCAAACGGATTGAAGGGATGGCCAACGAGGCTGGACTGGATGTGATCGACGAAGCCTTTTTCGAGGACGCCAAGGCCAAGTTCGGCCAGAAATAG
- a CDS encoding DUF2555 domain-containing protein — protein MTASPSITPELIAAQTEASMEELGRRLDQDDYPSPFAALNDWHLLRAIAIHRPELARPYVHLVDQEPFDED, from the coding sequence ATGACCGCTTCCCCTTCCATCACCCCTGAGTTGATCGCTGCCCAGACCGAGGCCTCGATGGAGGAACTGGGGCGACGTTTGGATCAGGACGACTACCCCAGTCCGTTTGCGGCCTTGAACGATTGGCACCTGCTCCGTGCCATCGCCATTCACCGTCCGGAGTTGGCGCGGCCCTACGTGCACCTGGTGGATCAAGAGCCTTTCGATGAGGACTGA
- the coaBC gene encoding bifunctional phosphopantothenoylcysteine decarboxylase/phosphopantothenate--cysteine ligase CoaBC, which produces MRTESLADPLKGRRVLVGISGSIAAVKLPLVVSALAKRGAEVRCVLTPSAAQLVSPVALASLSRQRCYLDADQWSHTAARPLHVELAEWAELVLLAPLSATSLGRWVYGLGDTLLASLLLATEAPVLAAAAMNTAMWSSPGVSRNWQNLQDFERVLPLGPGAGLLACDREGAGRMAEPESLLLALESLALWGWQRDWQGRRLLVSAGPTREWFDPARCITNPSSGRMGVLLAQAARLRGAEVDLVHGPLQLEPAWLEGLHCHPIETGAELQASLEALQPKADAIAMAAAVADHRPKQRFSHKPDKQDLALAMEAGWEPIPDVLRGLVERRPAGQGILGFAAHTGDVLPQAQAKWARKGCDLLFANPIDRPGAGFGDLTNEGWILGPGEAVQRVEPMGKLALAHRLLTALAACSGGHG; this is translated from the coding sequence ATGAGGACTGAGTCCTTGGCTGATCCCCTCAAGGGGCGTCGCGTTCTGGTCGGGATCAGCGGCAGCATCGCCGCGGTCAAGCTCCCGCTGGTGGTCAGTGCTTTGGCCAAGCGCGGCGCCGAGGTGCGTTGTGTCCTGACCCCCAGCGCTGCGCAACTGGTCAGTCCGGTGGCCCTGGCCAGCCTCAGCCGTCAGCGCTGCTATCTGGACGCCGACCAGTGGAGTCACACCGCCGCCCGCCCGCTGCATGTGGAGTTGGCCGAGTGGGCAGAGCTGGTGCTGCTGGCCCCGTTGTCGGCCACCAGCCTGGGCCGCTGGGTCTACGGGCTGGGCGACACCCTCCTGGCCTCTCTGCTGCTGGCCACGGAAGCGCCAGTCCTGGCGGCTGCGGCGATGAATACAGCCATGTGGTCTTCACCGGGGGTCAGCCGCAATTGGCAAAACCTCCAGGACTTCGAGCGGGTCTTGCCCTTGGGGCCCGGCGCTGGACTGCTGGCCTGTGATCGCGAAGGGGCTGGGCGGATGGCCGAGCCTGAATCCCTGCTGCTGGCGCTGGAGTCGCTGGCGCTCTGGGGTTGGCAGCGCGATTGGCAGGGACGCCGGCTGCTGGTGAGTGCTGGCCCCACCCGCGAGTGGTTTGATCCGGCCCGTTGCATCACGAATCCCAGCAGCGGTCGCATGGGGGTCCTGCTTGCCCAGGCCGCTCGTCTGCGCGGGGCTGAGGTGGATCTGGTGCATGGGCCCCTCCAGCTCGAGCCGGCTTGGCTCGAGGGCCTGCACTGCCATCCGATTGAGACCGGAGCGGAGCTGCAGGCGTCCCTCGAGGCGCTTCAGCCCAAGGCCGATGCGATTGCGATGGCCGCGGCTGTTGCGGACCACCGCCCGAAGCAACGCTTCAGCCACAAACCCGACAAGCAGGACCTAGCGCTGGCGATGGAGGCGGGTTGGGAGCCCATCCCGGATGTTCTGCGGGGACTGGTCGAGCGCCGTCCGGCTGGGCAAGGGATCCTCGGCTTCGCGGCCCACACTGGAGACGTGCTGCCTCAGGCCCAGGCCAAGTGGGCTCGCAAGGGATGCGATCTGCTCTTCGCGAACCCGATTGATCGGCCGGGAGCAGGATTTGGTGACCTGACCAATGAGGGCTGGATCCTTGGCCCTGGTGAGGCGGTTCAGCGGGTTGAACCGATGGGCAAGCTCGCCTTGGCGCATCGGCTGCTGACCGCTCTGGCGGCCTGTTCAGGCGGCCATGGCTGA
- a CDS encoding DNA-3-methyladenine glycosylase, with translation MPKHPPALPQAFFARPAELVAPDLIGCLLVKCQEHGSLLWGVVVETEAYSQDDPACHGFRRRSPSNETLFGEPGRFYVYVSYGIHHCVNVVTHRADWANGVLLRALAMPGEPERIAAGPALLARRFGLDRSHDCCPSSPAQGLWLAPRLPELSHAELVQTTRIGISQGQDWPWRWYLRSSRSISRRAKGDRSPPLAEAWDVASCVAGF, from the coding sequence ATGCCGAAGCACCCCCCAGCGCTCCCCCAAGCCTTCTTCGCCCGCCCCGCCGAGCTGGTCGCCCCCGACCTCATCGGTTGCCTGCTGGTGAAATGCCAAGAGCACGGCAGCTTGCTTTGGGGTGTGGTGGTGGAAACCGAGGCGTATTCCCAGGACGACCCCGCATGCCACGGCTTCCGCCGCCGCTCCCCAAGCAACGAAACGCTCTTCGGTGAGCCAGGGCGTTTTTACGTCTATGTGAGCTATGGCATTCACCACTGCGTGAATGTGGTGACCCACAGGGCTGACTGGGCCAACGGCGTTCTGCTGCGTGCCCTAGCGATGCCGGGGGAGCCGGAGCGGATTGCCGCGGGTCCGGCCCTGCTGGCTCGTCGCTTTGGCCTGGACCGCAGCCATGACTGCTGCCCCAGCAGCCCTGCGCAGGGGCTTTGGCTGGCCCCTCGGTTGCCAGAGCTCAGTCACGCGGAGTTGGTTCAAACCACCCGCATCGGCATCAGTCAGGGGCAGGACTGGCCTTGGCGCTGGTACCTCCGCAGCAGCCGCAGCATCAGTCGACGTGCCAAGGGAGATCGCAGTCCGCCCTTGGCTGAGGCCTGGGACGTGGCCTCTTGCGTCGCGGGCTTCTAG
- the sat gene encoding sulfate adenylyltransferase, which produces MTSAAAATRSGLIAPHGGTLVDLRVPADQRDALKAGVDHVVECSDRNACDVELLMVGGFSPLRGFMHQDDYLSVVEKNRTTSGLLFGLPIVMDTDRDDIAVGQKLLLTYRGQELAVMTVESKWEPDKAREAVGCYGTSSLEHPAVKMIATERGRFYLGGSIQGLELPERVFPCKTPAEVRANLPEGQDVVAFQCRNPIHRAHYELFTRALDATNVSDQGVVLVHPTCGPTQDDDIPGAVRFQTYERLAAEVNNPRIRWAYLPYSMHMAGPREALQHMIIRKNYGCTHFIIGRDMAGCKSSISGEDFYGPYQAQDFARENAPELGMETVPSLNLVYTEEEGYVTAEHADARGLHIRKLSGTQFRQMLRGGEEIPEWFAFKSVVEVLRSAA; this is translated from the coding sequence ATGACCTCCGCAGCTGCAGCAACCCGTTCGGGTTTGATCGCTCCCCACGGCGGCACCCTTGTGGACCTGCGGGTGCCTGCCGATCAGCGTGATGCGCTCAAGGCCGGCGTGGATCACGTGGTCGAGTGCTCCGATCGCAATGCCTGCGACGTCGAGCTGCTGATGGTGGGTGGCTTCTCGCCGCTGCGCGGCTTCATGCACCAGGACGACTATCTCTCGGTGGTGGAGAAGAACCGCACCACCAGCGGCCTTCTCTTTGGCCTGCCGATCGTGATGGATACCGATCGCGATGACATCGCCGTCGGCCAAAAGCTGCTGCTGACCTATCGCGGTCAAGAGCTGGCGGTGATGACGGTCGAGAGCAAGTGGGAGCCGGACAAGGCTCGTGAAGCCGTCGGCTGCTACGGCACCTCCTCCCTGGAGCACCCTGCCGTGAAGATGATCGCCACCGAGCGCGGTCGCTTCTACCTGGGTGGCTCGATTCAAGGCCTGGAGCTGCCTGAGCGTGTCTTCCCCTGCAAAACCCCGGCTGAGGTGCGCGCCAACCTGCCTGAGGGCCAGGACGTCGTGGCCTTCCAGTGCCGTAACCCGATCCACCGCGCCCACTACGAGCTCTTCACCCGGGCTCTTGATGCCACCAACGTGAGCGATCAGGGCGTGGTCCTGGTGCACCCCACCTGCGGACCGACCCAGGACGACGACATCCCCGGTGCTGTTCGCTTCCAGACCTATGAGCGCCTGGCGGCTGAGGTGAACAACCCCCGCATCCGTTGGGCCTACCTCCCCTACTCGATGCACATGGCTGGGCCCCGGGAGGCGCTGCAGCACATGATCATCCGCAAGAACTACGGCTGCACCCACTTCATCATTGGCCGCGACATGGCTGGCTGTAAGTCCTCCATCAGCGGTGAGGACTTCTATGGCCCGTATCAGGCCCAGGACTTCGCCCGTGAGAACGCTCCTGAACTGGGCATGGAGACTGTGCCGTCCTTGAACCTCGTCTACACCGAGGAAGAGGGCTATGTGACGGCCGAGCACGCCGATGCCCGCGGTCTGCACATCCGCAAGCTCAGCGGCACCCAGTTCCGCCAGATGCTGCGGGGCGGTGAGGAAATCCCCGAATGGTTCGCCTTCAAGAGCGTTGTCGAGGTTCTGCGTTCAGCAGCCTGA
- the gatC gene encoding Asp-tRNA(Asn)/Glu-tRNA(Gln) amidotransferase subunit GatC gives MSNISADDVRKVAKLARLDLPEDKIATYTGQLERILDYVDHLQAVDTDGVPATTRAVEVVNVTREDTVVATDVREQLLNEAPLREGDFFRVPKILAE, from the coding sequence ATGAGCAACATCAGTGCCGACGACGTCCGCAAGGTGGCCAAGCTGGCTCGCCTGGATCTGCCCGAAGACAAGATCGCGACCTACACCGGTCAGCTCGAGCGGATTCTCGATTACGTCGACCACCTGCAGGCCGTCGATACCGATGGCGTTCCCGCCACCACCCGGGCTGTCGAAGTGGTCAACGTGACGCGCGAAGACACCGTTGTTGCGACCGACGTGCGGGAGCAACTGCTCAACGAAGCACCTCTGCGCGAAGGCGACTTCTTCAGGGTTCCCAAAATCCTGGCTGAGTGA
- a CDS encoding bifunctional 4-hydroxy-2-oxoglutarate aldolase/2-dehydro-3-deoxy-phosphogluconate aldolase — translation MSELLNTSEVLASDPSGLLRGLHRQPVLAVLRVSELQQAQHQLNLLVEAGLRHVELAVALTPAWVELAMELRQSFPSLRLGAASVRCLKGLAAAQSAGLDYVVSPILEPELLAKAQQARITLIPGVYTPSEVARAQALGAPAVKLFPASSLGASYWNSLAGPLSPLPYCIAAGGLSALDARLWLESGVDAVALGGSLFETSQGPQQPLQLRPGLTALLAWLEQRANGDLLSG, via the coding sequence ATGTCCGAGTTGCTGAATACGTCTGAGGTCCTCGCCTCAGATCCCTCTGGGCTTCTCAGGGGATTGCACCGCCAGCCTGTGCTGGCGGTGCTTCGTGTTTCTGAGCTTCAGCAGGCCCAGCACCAACTGAACCTCCTTGTTGAAGCAGGTCTGCGCCATGTCGAGCTGGCGGTTGCTCTCACTCCCGCCTGGGTTGAGTTGGCGATGGAGCTGCGCCAGTCTTTTCCGTCACTGCGCCTGGGTGCTGCGTCGGTGCGATGCCTGAAAGGATTGGCGGCGGCTCAATCCGCCGGTTTGGACTATGTCGTCTCGCCCATCCTTGAGCCTGAGCTTTTGGCGAAAGCGCAACAGGCCAGGATCACCTTGATTCCTGGTGTCTACACCCCGTCGGAAGTGGCACGGGCCCAGGCCTTGGGTGCGCCCGCAGTGAAGCTTTTCCCGGCCAGCAGTCTGGGTGCGAGCTATTGGAACTCGCTTGCAGGACCCCTGTCGCCATTGCCCTATTGCATTGCGGCAGGAGGGTTGTCAGCCCTGGATGCACGTCTCTGGTTGGAGTCCGGAGTCGATGCGGTGGCCTTGGGAGGGAGCTTGTTTGAGACGTCTCAAGGCCCACAGCAACCCCTGCAATTGCGGCCAGGGTTGACGGCGCTGCTGGCATGGCTCGAGCAGCGCGCCAATGGCGACTTGTTGTCAGGTTGA
- the ftsH3 gene encoding ATP-dependent zinc metalloprotease FtsH3 has translation MKKRWRNAGLYVLLAVVVIAVGTAFLDRPDPANAPRTLRYSDFVEAVEANEVSRVLIAPDRGTAQVVENDGQRAVVNLAPDKDLLKLLEGHKVDIAVEPSRQPQAWQQAIGSLIFPLLLLGGLFFLLRRAQGGGGNPAMNFGKSKARVQMEPETQVTFGDVAGIEGAKLELTEVVDFLKNPDRFTAVGAKIPKGVLLVGPPGTGKTLLAKAVAGEAGVPFFSISGSEFVEMFVGVGASRVRDLFEQAKKNAPCIVFIDEIDAVGRQRGAGLGGGNDEREQTLNQLLTEMDGFEGNTGIIIVAATNRPDVLDAALMRPGRFDRQVVVDRPDYAGRLQILGVHARGKTLSKDVDLDKIARRTPGYTGADLANLLNEAAILAARRQLTEVSMDEVNDAIERVMAGPEKKDRVMSEKRKRLVAYHEAGHALVGALMPDYDPVQKISIIPRGNAGGLTFFTPSEERMESGLYSRAYLQNQMAVALGGRVAEEIVYGEDEVTTGASNDLQQVARVARQMVTRFGMSDRLGPVALGRSQGGMFLGRDIAAERDFSEDTAAAIDEEVSLLVAEAYKRAIAVLNGNRSVLDELAEMLVERETVDAEDLQELLIRSDVRVAEYV, from the coding sequence GTGAAGAAGCGCTGGCGCAATGCGGGGCTTTACGTCCTCCTAGCCGTAGTGGTGATCGCCGTGGGTACGGCCTTCCTGGATCGTCCTGATCCCGCCAATGCGCCGCGCACCCTCCGCTACAGCGACTTCGTGGAAGCCGTTGAAGCCAACGAGGTCTCCCGGGTGCTGATCGCTCCCGATCGGGGCACGGCCCAGGTGGTGGAGAACGACGGCCAGCGCGCCGTGGTCAACCTCGCTCCTGACAAGGACCTGCTGAAGCTCCTGGAAGGTCACAAGGTCGATATCGCCGTTGAGCCCTCCCGTCAGCCCCAGGCTTGGCAGCAGGCCATTGGTTCCCTGATTTTCCCCCTGCTGCTGCTGGGTGGCCTGTTCTTCCTGCTGCGCCGCGCCCAGGGCGGTGGCGGCAACCCCGCGATGAACTTCGGCAAGAGCAAGGCCCGGGTTCAGATGGAGCCCGAGACCCAGGTCACCTTTGGTGATGTGGCCGGCATTGAAGGCGCCAAGCTCGAGTTGACCGAGGTCGTCGACTTCCTCAAGAACCCCGACCGCTTTACCGCCGTCGGCGCGAAGATCCCCAAAGGTGTCCTGCTTGTGGGTCCTCCCGGTACCGGTAAGACCCTTCTGGCGAAGGCCGTTGCCGGCGAGGCCGGTGTCCCCTTCTTCTCGATCTCCGGTTCGGAGTTCGTCGAGATGTTCGTTGGTGTGGGCGCCAGCCGCGTCCGTGACCTGTTTGAGCAGGCCAAGAAGAACGCCCCTTGCATCGTCTTCATCGACGAGATCGACGCTGTCGGTCGTCAACGCGGCGCTGGTCTCGGCGGTGGCAATGACGAGCGTGAACAAACCCTCAACCAGCTCCTGACGGAGATGGATGGCTTTGAGGGCAACACCGGCATCATCATCGTCGCGGCAACCAACCGCCCTGACGTTCTGGACGCAGCACTGATGCGTCCCGGTCGTTTCGATCGCCAGGTGGTCGTCGATCGCCCGGACTACGCCGGTCGTCTGCAGATCCTTGGGGTCCATGCCCGCGGCAAGACCCTGTCTAAGGACGTTGATCTCGACAAGATCGCCCGCCGGACCCCTGGCTACACCGGCGCCGATCTCGCCAACCTCCTCAACGAAGCCGCGATCCTGGCGGCTCGCCGTCAGCTCACCGAAGTCTCCATGGACGAGGTGAATGATGCGATTGAGCGGGTCATGGCTGGTCCTGAGAAGAAGGACCGGGTGATGAGCGAGAAGCGCAAGCGCCTTGTGGCCTATCACGAGGCGGGTCACGCCTTGGTTGGCGCCCTGATGCCCGACTACGACCCGGTGCAGAAGATCTCGATCATTCCCCGCGGTAACGCTGGTGGTCTGACCTTCTTCACCCCCAGTGAAGAGCGCATGGAGTCCGGTCTGTACTCCCGCGCCTATCTCCAGAACCAGATGGCTGTTGCCCTGGGTGGCCGGGTTGCCGAAGAGATCGTCTATGGCGAAGACGAAGTCACCACCGGCGCCTCCAACGACCTCCAGCAGGTGGCTCGGGTGGCCCGTCAGATGGTCACGCGCTTTGGCATGAGCGATCGCCTTGGTCCTGTGGCCCTGGGTCGCAGCCAGGGCGGCATGTTCCTCGGCCGTGACATCGCAGCTGAGCGTGACTTCTCGGAAGACACTGCCGCTGCGATCGATGAAGAGGTCAGCTTGCTGGTGGCAGAGGCCTACAAGCGGGCGATCGCCGTTCTCAATGGAAACCGCAGCGTTCTTGATGAGCTCGCTGAGATGCTCGTTGAGCGCGAGACGGTGGATGCTGAGGATCTGCAGGAGCTGTTGATCCGCAGCGATGTCCGAGTTGCTGAATACGTCTGA